In Lycium barbarum isolate Lr01 chromosome 9, ASM1917538v2, whole genome shotgun sequence, the DNA window ATTTTCGATTATCGGAAAATCCGAATTTCTTATTTCTTATATTTAGGCACCATCCGGCTATCCATTAGACATTAGCGCATTATCTATATGTCGAATCTGGGATCTACATTAGACATGGATTATGCTGGCTGCATGTGTTACAATTCAATGAATTTGAGATGTGTCGAAAAGAACAAAAGGAATTCAACGAGGCATGTCTTTATTGACTGGCATTGCAAATAATGTTTTCTCACCTATATGGAAATAATAACATGAATCTATTTGCAATGAGCAGATTCTTTTATTGTGGACACTCTTAACATCAATCTAGTTGACTATTCCCACTTCTTAttgtccttttaaaaaaaaaaatgctactCCTAACTTGTAATTAACTGGGCGGTGAGGCGAATTCCAATTACCTATATTACTATCAAATACTATAACTCCACAAAGACAGTTCGACATCGATGTCACCTTCCATGTCATCCCAACTGAAATAACTACCTAAACGCAGAGTTGGCGAAAACAAAAGCACCTCCGCCATCTTTTCTCGCCATCCTTCCATCTCCAACATCTCATTATTTTCTCCCCAATTGCAACATAAAATGTTCTCCATATCCATAGATAATGACTTCGCGCTAAAATCACCGCCACTTCCATTGGCCCCGCCAACAACTATCTCTTGGTACTTTACTTCTTCAGTACTGGAATTGACTTTCTCATTCATATAGTCGACTCCAACTAACTCAGGATCCTGACGGAACGCTTCAGCTGCTTTTAAAGCAGCTTGACGTAACTCTTTAGGGTCCTTTGATATTGGCATTGGCAACTGCCAACGAGAGTCAGCGAAGTTCAGAGTGGCTAGATTACCTCTAAGTGCTAATACAGCAACATCGTGAGCTCGAGCCGCCATTTCAGGAGTAGGGTAAGTTCCTAGCCATATTCTTTTCTGTTGACTAGGTTCGCGTAGCTCGCATACCCACTTGTTATTATTCCTCCTCCTCACTCCCCTATAAATGGGGTGGCGAGTTTCCTGAAACTTCTTCCTTCCAGCACGTTTTTTCGGTCTGCTCGAAGCTAGTAGGAATACTCCTTCATCTTGAGCTGAAGGTGATGATGTTTCCTGCAAGTGATCTCTCTCCAGGTTTACTGAATTGGCATCTGACATGCACAAGATCGTGTTATTATAATTCATCTGTGGATAATAGAAGAAACTACTTGTTTTCTTGAAATAGTTGCTACTGTTGTAATAGTCAATACTATTCGAAATTTGTAGTGAGTAAAGTGCTATGACTAAGAgaatgttattgttgttgatttgttgGTGGTATGAGGCTTTGAGAGTTTGGTGAAAGTTTGAAAGTGGCTTTTATAGATTTTGTATATAAATGGATTCTGAATTTAAGTAAAGAAGAAGGGAGCACATGGCTACGATATTGACGCGAACACGGAAATTCAGCTCATTTGGTTAAAGAATTGCGTAAGTATTCAgtttttcttcttcctcttcttcttagaggcttctattattaaattaaataaatacatgcttattatattatattatgaaTAGAAAAATGAAGAAGCATAAACTGGAAGTTTTATTGGTTGAAGTAGTGAGTTGGCAAAGTTTAGGATATtatatgatttaaaaaaaaaaatcagttactTTGTCCTTTTGCTTGTCCTTCCAGGTTTGGGTCAATGGGAAAGAAACTTTGTCGAAGAATAAATATTTATCTGCACTACGTGTACACGAAACTAATTATTTTTACTTTAGTttactaaaaaaatattttctagtgGGCAGTTAAGCCTCGTTATCAGGTAAATTGGAACAAAGGCAATTTGAAATTTTCTTACTTTTCTTGAAACGAGAAACATAAGAATAAGAAGAAAAACaaattataactatatataagaGAGAATCAAagatttttgtagtcctcacattaaCTTTGATTCTACGAAGCTTTTGTTCTTTTTCTTGTTCTCATTTTGCCCTAGTTTATTTTTAAGACAATCCATTGACACTTTATTATAGGTGTAGCTATTACTTTTCCCTATGTATTCTCACTTTTAGCATCATTCTTTTTTTCACTTGCGcctttgtaattggtcaatataATAGTGACTTTTTGTGAATTTGTTTTTGCTccttattaaattattttttacttCTTTATTTCAAAATATTTGTTACGTTTCATTTCTCGGAATCAAATTACATAAATTTTAATACATATTTTAAGAATCTTTTCACATTATTGATAGgagaattgcaacttatagtatttttcgaatatctaaattttaattttaaaatattgaattaatccaACTTAATTTAGATTCGAAATTAGTTAAATTGACTTTATATTTTGGGACGGAGAAAATATATTATTTGTCCTTATACGTTCAGGTAAAATTAGGGTAACTTTGGAGCCAAATTTCCTTTTACAACTGAAGCGTTTATTAGGTATTATAATATCTTTTATCCTTAAAACGTCCAATATTTTGCTTCTTTAGTGAGCTCATATACGCTTATTATCCTagaattattttcaaatatagttttaaaatattttacaTTACTAATGTAGTTTAATTTTTATTTACTAATACCATTGTAGGATCACTATGTTAATTTGTGTAAAGATTCTAAATTAAGGTTATATTTATTGCAGTATATATTTGAAGTtaatggatttttttttgttgtgttaGATTAGTTTAaaaggtaaaggaggtaacgtccacacaatttgtgagattccaagaacatgcacatgcggcaagtggcaatcatatcacatgccatgttctcatgccttcaagtgtttcatcacaatgggaaagaacgcctcctcgtacatggctgaggaatatacagttgaaaattatacaagaacgtatgctggaaggttctacccacttggcagtgagagttattggccaccggatccattttcaatggtcgcaaataaagcatttatccgtaaattcagaaagaatgcatactcgcgtattcctaatgaaatggatgttccaccggggagatacactcgaaaatgctcattttgcaattatgttggtcatgataagcgcaagtgtcccttacgacatggtggtcaaactacatctcgcggtggaagtacctctcgtagtggaggaaactttcgtggtggaagtacctctagtggtggtggcacgtCTAGCGGTGATgggggaagatcaactcaagggcattaattgatgaatgttttttaagattttttcttactttgataattgtatgattatgctgttattttgaagaatattagtatgttaagtattttcatctactcaaggttatgaatgaatggtgcaatttaatttaattttttttttgtatgaatgctgtcattttgagaaacttttgattaattattgatgaacaaatttaagtattcacaaagaacttcaagataatgtcgtcgaaccttcaaacgaaaatggcgttcgagcacttttcagccactaaacggccatccgaacttttgcgtatccttgatgtattgatcttACCTtgttaatcgcacaaaaataagtagggttctatataaaatattgatgttttggggtcgcgaagcatgattaatctatggtcaaaatacgttaaacagtgtaatggaagaagggttaactaaaagggttggaaaaaataaaatgaaggcactatagcgcagtaaattattgcgctatagtagttaacggctccgtctatGTTAGTGCTATAGcccagtaaaatactgcgctataaatagttttgtaactttttttttttattggggtattttggttcaaaatgatttttataggACTATTATGATTTCGGACTCAAGTCATGAGTGGGCAAAGTTTAGGATAAGATTAAAAAATGGAGgactttatttttttcttgtcCTTTCTAGCTTTGGGTCAATGAGACAGAAAATTTGTCGGGACCCACGGGTGGTACACACTTGACATATATCGTTCCAATACAGGTACGGGTATTTGTTTAATTTGAAGTATTGACTTTGTTTAATTTGATTTGGTCAATTGTGAAATTTGTAAACCTACATGATTGTTTAGGTTTATTTAAAGAAAATTTCAAATTGGACCATGTACATGATTTATATTTATTCGCATTAGATGTTTACACGAAATTAATTATTTCAACTTTAGTTAACTACTAAAAAATAGGGTAATTATTCATATCACTTATTATGATTAAATGATAAACTTGTGTAAAAAAGACACACAACTCTTATTTATTGGTCGAGCGGAAACATTCGATGCGGGTAAGTATTTATTTAATTCAACAAATACACTCATTTTCTTATCTTTTCTCCCAACAACTATgccctttttttcctttttaaaatagTTTTCATTTGTAAGTTCCTTTTcttaaatagaaaaaaaaaaactttgtcaGTTAGGTCTTTAAATTGGAACAAAGACAATGTGTAATTTGGTTTGAAATTTTCTGCCTCATCAGGTAAATTGGAACAAAGACAATACGTAATTGGTTTgatattttctttctttccttgaaatgaagaaacaaaagaataacaattaagaacaaagaaaagaaagatgaGGATACATCACCAACATAATGCATCTTATATCATTGATgtgtgtttttatttttattacttCTTCTTTACAATTGAGGCATTTGGCTAAGCTTTTAGAAAAGAAAATTGATTTGAAACTTTGGATTTCCGATTATCGGAAAATCCCAATTTCTAATATCTTATATTTAGTGACCATCCGGCTATTCATTAGACATTAGCGCATTACCTATATATCCAATCTAGATCTACATTAGAGATGGATTATGGTGGCTGCATGTGTTACAATACAATGAAATTGAGATGTATCGAAAAGAACAAAAGGAATTCAAGGAGACATGTCTTTATTGACTGGCATTGCAAATAATGTTTTCTCACCTATATGGAAATAATAACATGAATCTATCTGCAATGAGCAGATTCTTTTATTGTAACATCAATCTTGTTGACTATTCCCCCTTctttttgtcaaaaaaaaaaaaaaaatgctactCCTAGCTTGTAACTAACTGGGTGGTGAAGCGAAATCCAATTATACCTATATTACTATCAAATACTATAACTCCACAATGACACTTCGACTTCACTTTCCACGTCATCCCAACTGAAATAACTACCTAAACGCGGAGTTGGCGAAAACAAAAGCCCTTCCGCCATCTGTTCTCGCCATCCTTCCATCTCCAACATCTCGTTTTTTTCTCCCCAATTGCAACATAAAATGTTCTCCATATCCATATGTAATGATTTCGCGCTAAAATCAACACCATTTCCATTGGCCCCGCCAACAACTATCTCTTGATACTTTACTTCTTCAGTACTGGAATTGACTTTCTCATTCATGTAGTCGACTCCAACTAACTCAGGATCCTGACGGAACGCTTCGGCCGCTTTCACAGCAGCTTGGCGTAAGTCTTTAGGGTCCTTTGATATTGGCCTTGGCAACCGCCAACAAGAGTCATCGAAGTTCAGAGTGGCTAGATTACCTCTAAGTGCTAATGCAGCAACATCGTGAGCTCGAGCCGCCATTTCTGGAGTAGGGTAAGTTCCTAGCCATATTCTTTTCTGTTGACTAGGTTCGCGTAGCTCGCATACCCACTTGTTATTTTTCCTCCTCCTCACTCCTCTATAAATGGGGTGGCGAGTTTCCCGGAACTTCTTCCTTCCAGCACGTTTTTTCGGTCTGCTCGAAGCTAGTAGGAATACTCCTTCATCTTGAGCTGAAGGTGATGATGTTTCCTGCAAGTGATCTCTCTCCAGGTTTGCTGAATTGGCATCTGACATGCACAAGATCGTGTTATTATAATTCATCTATGGATAGTAGAAGAAAATACTTGTTTTCTTGAAATAGTTGCTACTGTTGTAATAGTCAATACTATTCGAAATTTGTAGTGAGTAAAGTGCTATGACTAAGAGAATGTTATTGTAGTTGATTTGTTGGTGGTACGACTTACGAGGCTTTGAGAGTTTGGTGAAAGTTTGAAAGTGGCTTTTATAGATTTTGGATATAAATGGATTCTGAATTTAAGTAAAGAAGAAGGGAGCACGTGGCTACGATATTGACGCGGACACGGAAATTCAGTTCATTTGGTTAAAGAATTGCGTGAGTACTCAgtttttcttcttcctcttcttcttagTGGCTTCTATTATTAAATTAACTAAATTAAATAAATACACTGGAAGTTTTATTGGTTGAAGTAGTGAGTTGGTAAAGTTTAGGATATTatatgatttaaaaaaaattgagttaCTTTTTCTTTTTGCTTGTCCTTCCGGGTTTGGGTCAATGGAAAGAAACTATGGCGAAGAATAAATATTTATCTCCACTAGGTGTACGCGAAACTAATTACTTTTACTTTAGTttactaaaaaaatattttcttttgagCAGTTAAGCCTGATTATCAGGTAAATTGGAACAAAGGCAATTTGAAATTTTCTTACTTTTCTTGAAACGAGAAACATaagaataagaaagaaaaaacaaattataactatatataagaGGAAATTAAAGATTTTTATAGTCATCACATTAACTTTGATCCTACGAATCTTTAAGTAGCTTTTGTTCTTTTTCTTGTTCTCATTTTGCCCTCGTTATTTTTAAGACAATCCATTGACACTTTATTATAGGTGTTGCTATTACTTTTCCCTGTGTATTCTCACTTTT includes these proteins:
- the LOC132609868 gene encoding dehydration-responsive element-binding protein 1D-like is translated as MNYNNTILCMSDANSVNLERDHLQETSSPSAQDEGVFLLASSRPKKRAGRKKFQETRHPIYRGVRRRNNNKWVCELREPSQQKRIWLGTYPTPEMAARAHDVAVLALRGNLATLNFADSRWQLPMPISKDPKELRQAALKAAEAFRQDPELVGVDYMNEKVNSSTEEVKYQEIVVGGANGSGGDFSAKSLSMDMENILCCNWGENNEMLEMEGWREKMAEVLLFSPTLRLGSYFSWDDMEGDIDVELSLWSYSI
- the LOC132609869 gene encoding dehydration-responsive element-binding protein 1D-like, with the translated sequence MNYNNTILCMSDANSANLERDHLQETSSPSAQDEGVFLLASSRPKKRAGRKKFRETRHPIYRGVRRRKNNKWVCELREPSQQKRIWLGTYPTPEMAARAHDVAALALRGNLATLNFDDSCWRLPRPISKDPKDLRQAAVKAAEAFRQDPELVGVDYMNEKVNSSTEEVKYQEIVVGGANGNGVDFSAKSLHMDMENILCCNWGEKNEMLEMEGWREQMAEGLLFSPTPRLGSYFSWDDVESEVEVSLWSYSI